The Flavobacterium commune genome contains a region encoding:
- a CDS encoding SusC/RagA family TonB-linked outer membrane protein, translating to MKIRLIKIPRKTNIVVMGVLFQFLFSNALLAKGVGVDSPSLATEKKPVAQQIIVSGTITSSEDKLPVPGVTVAVKGNPKLVVVTDFDGNYKISLPSSDAVLVFSSIGFKTIEKKVGSQTIINIVMSSDQTNLEEVVVVGFGTQKKASVIGAISQTTGKVLQRTGGVSSLGAALTGNLPGISTLQTTGKPGEEDPQIIIRGVSSWNNSSPLILVDGIEREISSVDITSVETVSVLKDASATAVYGVRGANGVILITTKRGVEGKAKIDFGFNSVMKTASKLPGKYDAYDALLIKNRVIEYELNQRPDSWAYIRPQSFIDNYRNQTTQEQRERYPNIDWQDFMFKDFAMTHNANLNITGGTDKVKYFAAVDYLHEGDLVDLIPNGKGFDSGYALNRLNSRANLDFQLSKTTTLKVNLAGSYSQKQQPWRVISEGYLWQGAYTLPPDVYYPKYSDGAWGYHPLNQVQGANSAMNLTMGGAEYITTTRITSDFNLKQDLGKFIKGLSANVTFSLDNTFLENQRGANNQNFTVYEKWIDPLTGIPVLRNAPDGLTGFDFYESSDWTINGGLMDNGQTRRNLTYQAQLFYGRQFGDHNVTAMGNLQRQELGIGADIPSYREDWIFRATYDYKSKYFAEYSGAYNGTEKFASANRFGFFNSGTVGWVISKEKFMSKLTFLDNLKVRASYGTIGDDSANARFLYFDQYGNGITRPRLTTTEGETSSAYGWFTQTSIGNPNIGWENVTKKNFGVEFSIFDKLFSGSVDIFNDYRTDILMAGSDRAMPSYFGFTPPRVNLGAMEVNGYEFELHFSKRINNDVRLWADFALTHAKDRVIFRDDPGLLPDYMKREGYALRQGRYMIDQGFYNTWDELYGSTAFETNDSKIPGNYRIMDYNGDGIINQDTDRVRYGYPSNPQNTYNATLGVDWKGFSAMVQFYGVNNVMRSVPISTFSLAYFNNVFEEGTYWSKDNTNADSPVPRLNNTLNGDSWGTRYVYDGSYIRLKNAEIAYNFTSNWVKSIGLESLRVYANGNNLFLWTKTPDDREVDNGGIAYPTVRRVNLGFRLTL from the coding sequence ATGAAAATACGATTAATTAAAATTCCACGAAAAACAAATATCGTGGTAATGGGAGTTTTATTTCAGTTTTTGTTTTCGAATGCATTGCTGGCTAAAGGGGTTGGTGTTGATTCACCTTCTTTGGCAACAGAAAAAAAACCAGTCGCGCAACAAATTATCGTTTCTGGGACAATTACATCTTCTGAAGATAAATTACCTGTTCCGGGAGTTACTGTCGCAGTTAAAGGTAATCCAAAATTAGTGGTTGTTACTGATTTTGATGGAAATTATAAAATTAGTTTGCCTTCCAGTGATGCAGTTTTGGTTTTTTCAAGTATTGGATTTAAAACCATTGAGAAAAAAGTAGGTTCGCAAACCATAATTAACATTGTCATGTCTAGTGATCAAACTAATCTTGAAGAAGTGGTGGTTGTAGGTTTTGGTACGCAAAAGAAAGCCAGTGTTATTGGAGCTATTTCTCAAACTACAGGTAAGGTTTTGCAGCGAACGGGAGGTGTTTCCAGTTTAGGAGCTGCGTTGACAGGTAACCTGCCAGGGATTTCTACTTTACAGACAACTGGTAAGCCAGGAGAGGAAGATCCTCAAATTATTATTAGGGGGGTTAGTTCTTGGAATAATAGTAGCCCGCTTATTCTTGTGGATGGTATTGAACGTGAAATTAGTAGTGTTGATATTACTTCTGTTGAAACTGTTTCGGTTTTAAAGGATGCTTCGGCTACTGCTGTTTATGGTGTTCGAGGCGCAAATGGGGTAATTTTGATTACTACTAAAAGAGGGGTTGAAGGAAAAGCAAAAATTGACTTTGGTTTCAACTCTGTAATGAAAACAGCTTCTAAACTACCGGGTAAATATGATGCTTATGATGCTTTACTTATTAAAAATAGAGTAATTGAATACGAATTGAATCAGAGGCCAGACAGTTGGGCTTATATCAGACCACAATCTTTTATTGATAACTATCGCAATCAAACTACTCAGGAGCAAAGAGAGCGTTATCCTAATATTGATTGGCAGGATTTTATGTTTAAAGATTTTGCAATGACTCATAATGCAAACCTGAATATAACAGGAGGAACGGATAAGGTTAAATATTTTGCGGCTGTAGATTATTTACATGAAGGAGATTTAGTTGATTTAATTCCTAATGGGAAAGGTTTTGATTCTGGTTATGCTTTAAATAGATTGAATTCTAGAGCGAATTTGGATTTTCAATTATCAAAAACTACAACTTTAAAAGTGAATTTAGCAGGTTCTTATTCTCAAAAGCAACAGCCATGGAGGGTAATTTCTGAAGGCTATTTGTGGCAAGGGGCTTATACCTTACCACCAGATGTTTATTATCCGAAATACTCCGATGGGGCATGGGGATACCATCCTTTAAATCAGGTTCAAGGGGCGAATTCTGCAATGAACTTGACAATGGGGGGAGCTGAATATATAACAACTACTCGTATTACCTCTGATTTTAATTTAAAACAAGATTTAGGGAAATTTATAAAAGGGCTTTCGGCAAATGTAACTTTTTCTTTGGATAATACTTTTCTTGAAAATCAAAGAGGCGCTAATAATCAAAATTTTACGGTTTATGAAAAATGGATAGATCCGTTAACCGGTATTCCTGTTTTACGTAATGCCCCTGATGGCCTTACTGGTTTTGACTTTTATGAATCTTCTGATTGGACAATTAATGGAGGTTTAATGGATAACGGACAAACCCGTCGTAACTTGACCTATCAGGCGCAATTATTCTATGGGCGTCAGTTTGGTGATCACAATGTTACAGCAATGGGTAACCTTCAACGTCAGGAGTTAGGGATAGGGGCAGATATTCCTTCTTATCGTGAGGATTGGATTTTCCGTGCAACTTATGATTATAAGAGTAAATATTTTGCTGAGTATAGCGGTGCTTATAATGGTACTGAAAAATTTGCTTCTGCAAACCGTTTCGGCTTTTTTAACTCTGGAACTGTAGGTTGGGTAATTTCAAAAGAGAAATTCATGAGTAAACTGACTTTTCTGGATAATCTAAAAGTAAGGGCTTCTTATGGAACAATTGGTGATGACAGTGCAAATGCACGTTTTTTATACTTTGACCAGTATGGCAATGGGATTACCAGACCTAGATTGACTACTACAGAAGGAGAAACCAGTTCTGCTTATGGATGGTTTACTCAAACTTCGATTGGTAATCCTAATATCGGATGGGAGAATGTAACTAAAAAGAATTTTGGTGTGGAGTTCTCAATTTTTGATAAGTTGTTTTCAGGTAGTGTTGATATCTTTAATGATTATAGAACGGATATCCTAATGGCTGGTAGTGATAGAGCGATGCCTTCTTATTTTGGATTTACTCCTCCAAGGGTAAATTTGGGAGCTATGGAGGTAAATGGATATGAATTCGAATTGCACTTTAGTAAGAGAATTAATAATGATGTACGTTTATGGGCTGACTTTGCTTTAACTCATGCTAAAGATAGGGTCATATTTAGAGATGATCCGGGACTTTTACCTGACTATATGAAGAGAGAAGGTTATGCGCTCAGACAAGGTAGGTATATGATTGATCAAGGGTTTTATAATACCTGGGATGAGTTGTATGGTAGTACAGCTTTTGAAACAAATGACTCTAAAATACCGGGTAATTATAGAATAATGGACTACAATGGAGATGGTATAATCAATCAGGATACTGACAGAGTACGATATGGTTATCCTAGTAATCCACAGAATACTTACAACGCTACTCTTGGTGTGGATTGGAAAGGATTCTCAGCGATGGTTCAATTTTACGGTGTAAACAATGTGATGCGTTCTGTGCCAATTTCAACTTTCTCACTAGCGTATTTTAATAATGTTTTTGAAGAAGGAACATATTGGTCTAAAGATAATACCAATGCTGATTCACCTGTACCAAGATTAAATAATACATTAAATGGTGATAGCTGGGGAACACGTTATGTATATGATGGTTCTTATATTCGTTTGAAGAATGCGGAAATTGCTTATAATTTCACTTCAAATTGGGTTAAGTCTATTGGTCTTGAATCCTTACGTGTTTATGCTAACGGTAATAATCTGTTTTTATGGACTAAAACACCAGATGACAGAGAGGTTGATAATGGGGGTATAGCTTATCCTACGGTAAGACGTGTAAATTTAGGTTTTAGATTAACATTATAA
- a CDS encoding glycoside hydrolase family 127 protein has translation MELKKIKYVLLLICIQSSFAQMQPFKLQEVRLTDGVFKKAQDVDLKYILDLNPDKLLAPYLIDAGLPLKAQRYGNWESTGLDGHIGGHYLSALAMMYASTGNKELKTRLDYMVNELALCQAKNGNGYVGGIPNGKVFWERIHKGDIDGSTFGLNNTWVPIYNIHKLFAGLRDAYEIGGNNQAKQVLIGLGDWFIELIQPLSTEQIQQVLNTEHGGINETFADLYIITKDKKYLDAAKRLSHLKILNPLLEKQDKLTGLHANTQIPKVIGFEKIGTLTNNAEWEHTAEYFWHNITENRSVAFGGNSVREHFNPTNDFKSMLESNQGPETCNSYNMLRLSMALFLDNNDVSYLDYYERTLYNHILSTQHPEKGGFVYFTPIRPNHYRVYSQPETSMWCCVGSGIENHTKYGELIYSHSDKDVFVNLFIPSELNWKEKGIQLIQKNNFPNENATELLLKLNKKQTFSLNIRYPKWAENIKVIVNGKAEVVKANPSEYINLNRNWKNGDKIVVQFTMNTKLEYLPDGSNWAAFVRGPIVLAAKTSTDDLKGLFADDSRMGHETRGKLYPINEAYALVDDSKNYVSKLQPIDNMNFKMDSLTLQPFYQIHDARYQMYFQTFTQKDYEKQKEAQKQKEMELLAIEAKTVDKINCGEQQPEVDHQYKGEQSNSGYNDEKFWRTTRSYISYQLQNKNNAGKYTEITTLNDANLENIEITINGNEAKIIAVESKLIKIEVPVEESFQLKITAKNKIVSPRFYQIRILK, from the coding sequence ATGGAGTTAAAAAAAATTAAATATGTATTACTGCTTATCTGTATTCAGTCTTCTTTTGCTCAAATGCAACCCTTCAAATTGCAGGAAGTAAGGCTTACAGATGGTGTTTTCAAAAAAGCTCAGGATGTTGATTTAAAATACATTTTAGATCTAAATCCAGATAAATTGCTTGCTCCATATCTAATTGATGCAGGATTGCCATTGAAAGCTCAACGATATGGCAACTGGGAAAGTACAGGATTAGATGGCCATATTGGTGGACATTATTTGTCTGCATTAGCTATGATGTATGCCAGTACCGGAAATAAAGAACTAAAAACCCGTCTGGATTATATGGTTAATGAACTGGCTCTTTGTCAGGCAAAGAATGGTAATGGCTATGTTGGAGGAATTCCTAATGGGAAAGTATTTTGGGAACGTATTCACAAAGGAGATATTGACGGAAGTACTTTTGGGTTAAACAATACATGGGTACCTATTTACAATATTCATAAGCTTTTTGCAGGTTTACGTGATGCTTATGAGATAGGAGGTAATAATCAGGCAAAACAAGTATTGATAGGATTAGGCGATTGGTTTATTGAATTGATACAACCACTTTCTACTGAGCAAATTCAGCAAGTATTGAATACAGAGCATGGAGGAATCAACGAAACTTTTGCTGATTTGTATATTATTACCAAAGACAAAAAGTATCTTGATGCAGCAAAAAGACTTTCGCATCTTAAAATTTTGAATCCTTTACTTGAAAAACAAGATAAGCTCACAGGGCTTCACGCTAATACACAAATACCAAAAGTAATTGGTTTTGAAAAAATTGGCACATTGACAAACAATGCTGAATGGGAACATACAGCGGAATATTTTTGGCATAATATTACAGAAAATCGCAGTGTTGCATTTGGAGGAAACAGTGTTCGGGAACACTTTAATCCAACTAACGATTTTAAAAGTATGTTAGAATCCAATCAGGGACCTGAAACTTGTAACAGTTATAATATGCTTCGATTAAGTATGGCTTTATTTTTAGATAATAATGATGTGAGTTATCTTGATTATTATGAACGTACACTTTATAACCATATTTTATCGACTCAACATCCTGAAAAAGGAGGTTTTGTATATTTTACACCCATTCGCCCAAACCATTACAGAGTTTATTCACAACCAGAAACTAGTATGTGGTGTTGTGTGGGTTCCGGGATAGAAAACCATACCAAGTATGGTGAATTAATATATAGCCATTCTGATAAAGACGTTTTTGTTAATCTTTTCATTCCTTCTGAATTGAATTGGAAAGAAAAAGGAATTCAACTGATACAAAAAAATAATTTTCCAAATGAGAATGCTACTGAATTACTATTAAAACTGAATAAAAAACAGACATTCTCTCTTAACATTCGTTATCCTAAATGGGCTGAAAATATTAAAGTTATAGTGAATGGAAAAGCAGAAGTAGTGAAGGCCAATCCTTCAGAATATATTAATTTGAATAGGAATTGGAAAAATGGTGATAAAATTGTTGTGCAATTTACGATGAACACCAAATTAGAATATCTTCCAGACGGTTCTAATTGGGCAGCTTTTGTACGCGGACCTATCGTTTTAGCAGCTAAAACTTCTACAGATGATTTAAAAGGACTTTTTGCTGATGATAGTAGAATGGGACATGAAACAAGAGGAAAATTGTACCCAATTAATGAAGCTTATGCCTTGGTAGACGATTCTAAAAATTATGTTTCAAAATTGCAACCTATTGATAATATGAATTTCAAAATGGATTCATTGACTTTACAACCTTTTTATCAAATTCATGATGCACGTTATCAAATGTATTTTCAAACTTTCACCCAAAAAGATTATGAAAAACAAAAAGAGGCTCAAAAACAAAAAGAAATGGAACTTTTAGCCATTGAAGCTAAAACTGTAGATAAAATTAATTGTGGTGAGCAACAACCAGAGGTGGATCATCAGTACAAAGGGGAACAAAGTAATTCCGGTTATAATGATGAGAAATTTTGGCGTACTACACGTTCCTATATTTCATACCAACTACAAAACAAAAACAATGCAGGTAAATACACTGAAATCACTACTTTGAATGATGCTAATCTTGAAAATATTGAAATTACAATCAATGGAAATGAAGCTAAAATAATTGCCGTTGAAAGTAAGCTTATTAAAATTGAAGTACCAGTAGAAGAGAGTTTTCAATTGAAGATTACTGCCAAAAATAAAATTGTATCGCCTCGTTTTTATCAAATAAGGATTTTAAAATAA